A region of Sesamum indicum cultivar Zhongzhi No. 13 linkage group LG7, S_indicum_v1.0, whole genome shotgun sequence DNA encodes the following proteins:
- the LOC105167013 gene encoding dehydration-responsive element-binding protein 2C-like — protein sequence MVCYRDQASSMVSQTMDFNRKGKSRSRRDGTRCVAETIAKWKEYNIKFDSLGYEAKPVRKAPAKGSKKGCMKGKGGPENASCNYRGVRQRTWGKWVSEIREPHRGSRLWLGTFKTANEAALAYDEAARAMYGHCARLNFPDHGLPIEFAKDCPSLPTTSTSHSTNSEMCCNDNKLKAYDSKAKQEDGEKIADNWHQAGGTPMTTSKGKIKEEAAEHELKKETLREESREESMDTEAVKFFMIEKPDYLRCRGVNLDNFPADDMFNVDEVIAALDPAPDREPRPLTGTGLHVAQETKVDHRDLSCQLQHPNEKLLGDLPHVEATIGFDHGIDFLRPGRPEDYNLSFSELSLELDPDQMVV from the coding sequence ATGGTGTGTTATAGAGATCAAGCTTCTAGTATGGTGTCGCAAACCATGGATTTTAATAGGAAGGGGAAATCAAGAAGCCGGAGGGACGGAACAAGATGTGTAGCAGAGACAATAGCAAAGTGGAAGGAGTacaatatcaaatttgattctCTTGGCTATGAAGCCAAGCCAGTGCGTAAGGCTCCTGCCAAGGGATCGAAAAAAGGTTGTATGAAAGGTAAAGGTGGTCCAGAGAATGCTAGTTGCAATTACAGGGGCGTAAGGCAGAGAACGTGGGGTAAATGGGTATCGGAGATCAGGGAGCCACACAGGGGAAGTAGGCTGTGGTTGGGCACATTTAAAACTGCAAACGAAGCTGCTCTTGCCTACGATGAAGCTGCAAGAGCAATGTATGGGCATTGTGCGCGGCTTAACTTTCCAGATCACGGTTTGCCAATAGAGTTTGCTAAAGATTGTCCTTCATTGCCAACTACATCCACATCTCACTCCACAAATTCTGAGATGTGTTGCAATGATAATAAGCTGAAGGCTTATGATTCAAAGGCAAAGCAGGAAGATGGTGAAAAAATAGCAGATAATTGGCATCAGGCAGGTGGCACGCCAATGACCACATCGAAGGGCAAAATAAAGGAAGAAGCTGCGGAGCatgaattaaagaaagaaactcTGAGGGAGGAATCAAGAGAAGAATCTATGGATACTGAAGCTGTGAAGTTCTTTATGATTGAGAAACCTGATTATTTACGTTGTCGGGGTGTTAACCTTGATAATTTCCCGGCAGATGATATGTTTAATGTGGATGAGGTGATTGCAGCATTGGACCCTGCTCCTGACCGTGAACCTCGGCCTCTGACTGGGACAGGATTGCATGTAGCTCAAGAAACAAAAGTTGATCACAGAGATTTGTCGTGTCAGTTGCAGCATCCGAATGAGAAGTTGCTTGGTGACCTGCCACACGTGGAGGCTACTATTGGATTCGATCACGGAATTGATTTCCTGAGACCTGGAAGACCGGAGGACTATAACTTGTCATTTAGTGAGTTGTCGTTGGAGTTAGACCCTGACCAGATGGTAGTTTAA